The DNA segment AATGCAGTTATGAGAATGCCAAGAGGACTGCCAAACTCGTGgcaattgaaagaaaacaatgggatgataatatttttctaaagTTCTCTCCACACATATTTTATTCGTATTTGAAATATCCTGTTGAATTTGTAATATGGAGGATCAAAGGTTCTGTATATGCTCAACTGAAAGTATGCGGTGGATCAGATCCAAAAATCTCTGCTACTATGTTTGATTATATGAGGGATCAGTATTTAGAATGTAGGGGCTATAAATTAGTAAATCATCGAGGGGGATTCGGATGTTATATTAATAGAACCACTAGAAGGTAGGAAAGATGAAGATTTATACTAACAGTATTGAAGAAGCTCCTCCATCCTATGATACTATTTCAGATGTATCCATACAAGAAGATCAAGTAGTATATAGATATGATTACGTACACAGactataaatatatatatattcctAGTTTATAGCAAATAAATTGCAATTTAAATCTGTTCTGCCGAATAATTATACACTATTGGCATATCTTCTAAAACTGCTGACATTTGAATTCTGACCTTGCTCAAACTCAGGATTTGGCATTTCTAAACCTTGTGTGTTCGAGGCTTCTGCATCGTTACTAGTGTCATGAGATACATCAGAGCTGTGCTTATTTTCGTCCGAGCTTTCTTCCtcgttattttttttctccAGGGCAAGAACCACAGAAGAGAGATATGCCAATACAATGCTATCACATTTAAAAAGCATATAACGCAAAAGAACACCAAAAGTCCAAATGCAACTTCTACTCCTGTAGAGGCACTGTCATTGTagatatctttaaataacccggaaataaatattgatgTAAATACAATCAGTGTTACAAAAATACCACGGAATGAACCAACTCTTAGCTGATATAACCATTTTAACTGCTCCTCGACTTTACTAAagtaattcaataatttatccCATTTTAATTGTGATTCTTCAATCGACTGTAATATACTACAGCAGCAATTAACGATCccttcattttttttgtatgTCAATTTTTGCTCATTTAAAAAACGTAAAATTGGCTCATTTCCAGTTGTCTGGGAATTGAcacattttttaaaatctctCCTTAGAAATAGCAGTTTTTTGAAATGCTTtgtatttaaagaaaaaattgagTCATTTTGTAGTTCTATgctttcaatttttttctctaAATTCTGGAAGAATTCGTTTACTGATATCCTATCATAATTAACTACCAATTTCAGAAAGGCATAAG comes from the Tetrapisispora phaffii CBS 4417 chromosome 1, complete genome genome and includes:
- the TPHA0A00090 gene encoding uncharacterized protein translates to MPEQQPIATLYTIQTTGSSSTDEVHEGGSRPIEENIYNKRHIGDRLQNILINNDYAVLFLHKYYDVKQIALPSFEIENVRDIYSTEFEQTYFLFNGTTLPRTLKEEPEKLGAEIQLMQMQKCTIVFFKNDNGPVPIVGANFMDLHSLKDQFPYAFLKLVVNYDRISVNEFFQNLEKKIESIELQNDSIFSLNTKHFKKLLFLRRDFKKCVNSQTTGNEPILRFLNEQKLTYKKNEGIVNCCCSILQSIEESQLKWDKLLNYFSKVEEQLKWLYQLRVGSFRGIFVTLIVFTSIFISGLFKDIYNDSASTGVEVAFGLLVFFCVICFLNVIALYWHISLLWFLPWRKKITRKKARTKISTALMYLMTLVTMQKPRTHKV